In one window of Armatimonadota bacterium DNA:
- the alaS gene encoding alanine--tRNA ligase → MTSDELRKKFLGFFAERDHRIVQPAPLIPSDPTTLFTIAGMQQFVPAFRGEVPPPAPRVATCQKCLRIDDLEQVGRTPRHETFFEMLGNFSFGDYFKREAIAWAWQLVTKDLDIPADRLWITIYPKDDEARAIWRGDINLPDERIVPVEDNWWPTGGGLGPCGPDTEIIYDAGEQLGCAKPDCGPACDCNRWNEVWNLVFQQYNRVEDGSLADLPTQNIDTGMGLERLAMIIQGCSTIFDTDLFRPIMYYIAEMARAADGSFRYGANPQADEAARIISDHARAVTFMAADGVTPSNEGRGYVLRRLIRRSARLGRRLNLPTPFMSRICPVVVRHMGDAYPELTDRQDVVVKFVQAEEHRFDETLEQGSLLLERVIERVKSAGAATIPGETAFELYDTYGFPYELTVEIAAEHGLAVEEQQFLHAMEGQRERARAAAAQSFAYRGTEGYGAAAGTTEFCGYEELTVTATILHLIKDGKEVENARAGDKVEVILDYSPFYAEAGGQVGDTGLLDAEATRARVEDAHHPAEGVHALRVVVEQGELVRGEQVHASVDAERRHAITRAHTATHLLHHALRTVLGPHAVQSGSLVERDRLRFDFAHFAPLTPEEIRQVEDVVNRRVLDLCPVTATLVPMAEARKAGAIALFGEKYGDEVRMVGIGDFSTELCAGTHAPNTGAVGTFKLVAQSSIGAGLRRVEALTGLAALEHVRREEGALARSAELLRAAREDVPTRIETLQRELRDAQRRIESLQSRGAAAVADELVGKAQAVEDARVVAGRTVNLSAEALRNLADVVLERLGGGVVVLGTEADGKVLFVGEVSKDLTERGVHAGRLVGDVAKTAGGGGGGRPDFAQAGGRDPSKLDEALSTVADLVRRQLAGKE, encoded by the coding sequence GTGACTTCCGATGAGTTGAGAAAGAAGTTCCTGGGTTTCTTTGCCGAACGCGATCACCGCATCGTCCAGCCGGCGCCGCTCATCCCGAGCGACCCGACAACTCTGTTCACCATCGCCGGCATGCAGCAGTTCGTGCCTGCGTTCCGGGGCGAAGTCCCCCCGCCCGCGCCCCGCGTCGCCACCTGCCAGAAGTGCCTGCGCATTGATGACCTGGAGCAAGTCGGCCGCACCCCGCGCCACGAGACCTTCTTCGAGATGCTCGGCAACTTCTCGTTCGGCGATTACTTCAAGCGCGAAGCCATCGCCTGGGCCTGGCAGTTGGTCACCAAGGACCTCGACATCCCCGCCGATCGGCTGTGGATCACCATCTACCCCAAGGACGACGAGGCGCGGGCGATCTGGCGCGGCGATATTAACCTCCCCGACGAGCGCATCGTCCCCGTCGAGGATAACTGGTGGCCCACCGGCGGCGGCCTCGGCCCGTGCGGCCCCGATACCGAGATCATCTACGACGCGGGGGAGCAACTCGGCTGCGCCAAGCCCGACTGCGGCCCGGCCTGTGACTGCAACCGCTGGAACGAGGTGTGGAACCTCGTCTTCCAGCAGTACAACCGCGTCGAGGACGGCAGCCTCGCCGACCTGCCGACCCAGAACATAGACACCGGCATGGGCCTGGAGCGCCTTGCCATGATCATCCAGGGGTGCTCGACCATCTTCGACACCGACCTGTTCCGGCCCATCATGTATTACATCGCGGAAATGGCGCGCGCCGCCGACGGGTCGTTCCGCTACGGCGCCAACCCGCAAGCCGACGAAGCCGCCCGCATCATCTCCGACCACGCCCGCGCGGTCACCTTCATGGCCGCCGACGGCGTCACGCCCAGCAATGAGGGGCGGGGATATGTGCTGCGCCGGCTCATCCGCCGCTCTGCTCGCCTCGGCCGGCGCCTCAACCTGCCCACGCCATTCATGAGTCGCATCTGCCCCGTGGTCGTCCGTCACATGGGCGACGCCTACCCGGAACTCACGGACCGGCAGGATGTCGTCGTCAAGTTCGTCCAGGCCGAGGAGCACCGCTTCGACGAAACGCTCGAGCAAGGCAGCCTGCTCCTCGAACGCGTCATCGAGCGCGTCAAGTCCGCCGGCGCCGCGACGATACCCGGCGAGACCGCGTTCGAGCTCTACGACACCTACGGCTTCCCCTACGAACTCACGGTCGAAATCGCCGCCGAGCACGGCTTGGCCGTGGAGGAACAGCAGTTCCTCCACGCCATGGAAGGCCAGCGCGAGCGCGCGCGCGCGGCCGCCGCGCAGTCGTTCGCTTATCGCGGCACCGAAGGTTATGGAGCCGCAGCCGGCACGACCGAGTTCTGCGGCTACGAAGAACTCACGGTCACCGCCACCATTCTTCATCTTATCAAGGACGGCAAGGAGGTCGAAAACGCGCGCGCTGGCGACAAGGTGGAGGTCATCCTCGACTACAGCCCGTTCTACGCCGAGGCGGGCGGACAGGTCGGCGACACCGGCTTGCTCGACGCCGAAGCCACGAGGGCGCGCGTCGAGGACGCGCACCACCCCGCCGAGGGCGTCCACGCCCTGCGCGTCGTGGTCGAGCAAGGCGAACTCGTGCGCGGCGAGCAGGTGCACGCATCGGTGGATGCGGAGCGGCGCCACGCCATCACGCGCGCACACACCGCGACGCATCTGCTCCACCATGCCCTGCGCACCGTGCTCGGCCCGCATGCCGTGCAGTCCGGTTCCCTCGTCGAGCGGGACCGCCTGCGCTTCGACTTCGCGCATTTCGCTCCGCTGACGCCGGAGGAGATCCGGCAAGTCGAGGACGTCGTCAACCGGCGCGTACTGGATCTGTGCCCCGTGACCGCCACCCTGGTGCCCATGGCAGAGGCGCGCAAGGCGGGCGCCATCGCGCTCTTCGGGGAGAAGTACGGCGACGAGGTGCGCATGGTCGGGATCGGCGATTTCAGTACCGAACTGTGTGCCGGTACGCACGCGCCCAACACCGGCGCCGTGGGCACGTTCAAGCTAGTCGCTCAGAGCAGCATCGGCGCTGGCCTGCGCAGGGTCGAGGCACTCACCGGCCTCGCCGCACTCGAGCATGTCCGCCGCGAGGAAGGCGCTCTCGCCCGCAGCGCGGAACTCCTGCGCGCCGCGCGCGAGGACGTTCCGACGCGCATCGAAACCCTCCAGCGCGAGCTGCGCGACGCCCAACGGCGCATCGAGTCTCTCCAGTCTCGCGGCGCGGCCGCGGTCGCGGACGAATTGGTGGGCAAGGCGCAGGCCGTCGAGGACGCCCGCGTTGTCGCGGGAAGAACCGTCAACCTGTCCGCCGAGGCCCTGCGCAACCTGGCGGACGTCGTGTTGGAGCGCCTGGGCGGCGGAGTGGTCGTGCTCGGCACTGAAGCGGACGGCAAGGTGCTCTTCGTCGGCGAAGTCTCCAAGGACCTGACCGAGCGCGGCGTCCACGCAGGCAGACTCGTGGGCGACGTGGCGAAGACCGCGGGCGGCGGCGGCGGCGGGCGCCCCGATTTCGCCCAGGCCGGGGGACGCGATCCGTCCAAGCTCGACGAGGCGCTGAGCACCGTCGCGGATCTCGTACGCCGGCAGCTCGCCGGCAAGGAATAG
- a CDS encoding manganese catalase family protein: protein MPKKKVVDELNKARARELAVIIQYMLQHYTATGAESLPITDMLKETAVSEMKHAEALGERIDYLGGTPTKQPEPIKAGANLKEMLQLDLKAEEEAIAMYKDIIKLCDAEGDVTSRTMMEGILADEEDHANNFKTALGK from the coding sequence ATGCCGAAGAAGAAGGTCGTTGACGAGCTGAACAAGGCGCGTGCACGCGAGCTGGCGGTGATTATCCAGTACATGCTCCAGCACTACACCGCAACCGGAGCCGAGAGCCTGCCGATCACCGACATGCTCAAGGAGACCGCCGTCAGCGAGATGAAGCACGCGGAGGCGCTCGGCGAGCGCATTGATTACCTCGGCGGCACCCCGACCAAGCAGCCGGAGCCGATCAAGGCGGGCGCCAATCTCAAGGAGATGCTCCAACTCGACCTCAAGGCCGAGGAGGAAGCGATCGCCATGTACAAGGACATCATCAAGCTGTGCGATGCCGAGGGCGACGTCACCTCTCGCACCATGATGGAAGGCATCCTCGCCGACGAAGAGGACCACGCGAACAACTTCAAGACCGCGCTCGGCAAGTAG
- a CDS encoding 3-isopropylmalate dehydrogenase (catalyzes the oxidation of 3-isopropylmalate to 3-carboxy-4-methyl-2-oxopentanoate in leucine biosynthesis) codes for MHKLAVIPGDGIGPEVAAEGLKVLQAAASVTGMKYETVTYDFGGDRYLRTGEVLPPGALDELRGFDAIYLGAVGHPDVPPGVLEQGLLLALRFGLDQYINLRPIKLYEGVWTPIKDKGPQDIDFIVVRENTECLYVGAGGFVHKRTPDEVAVQEMVYTRKGTERVIRFAYELTRKRNRRKKLTLCDKANVLTYGHDLWQRTFKEVGADYPDIEQDHAYVDATTMWMVKNPE; via the coding sequence ATGCACAAGCTCGCTGTCATCCCCGGCGACGGTATCGGCCCCGAGGTCGCCGCCGAGGGCCTCAAGGTCCTCCAGGCCGCCGCGTCCGTCACCGGTATGAAATACGAGACCGTCACCTACGACTTCGGCGGCGACCGATACCTGCGCACCGGCGAGGTGCTCCCGCCCGGCGCGCTCGACGAGCTGCGCGGCTTCGACGCGATCTATCTCGGCGCGGTCGGCCACCCCGACGTCCCGCCCGGCGTCCTGGAGCAAGGGTTGCTGCTGGCGCTTCGCTTCGGCCTCGATCAATACATCAACCTCCGTCCGATCAAGCTCTACGAAGGCGTGTGGACGCCGATCAAGGACAAGGGCCCGCAGGACATTGACTTCATCGTCGTGCGCGAGAACACGGAATGCCTCTACGTCGGCGCCGGAGGTTTCGTGCACAAGCGCACGCCGGACGAGGTCGCGGTGCAGGAGATGGTCTATACGCGCAAGGGCACGGAACGGGTCATCCGCTTCGCCTACGAGCTGACGCGCAAGCGGAACCGTAGGAAGAAGCTCACGCTCTGCGACAAGGCCAATGTCCTGACCTACGGCCACGATCTGTGGCAGCGCACGTTCAAGGAAGTCGGCGCGGACTACCCCGACATCGAGCAGGACCACGCCTATGTTGACGCGACGACGATGTGGATGGTCAAGAACCCGGAG
- a CDS encoding DUF4838 domain-containing protein encodes YVPPLLIRDPFYSDAFNATWSLRNRTNAPGAAVPEEWGGHVDYDGMFVHTFNQLVPPSEYFDDHPEYFSLLDGVRTPRQLCLTNSEVIRIATDRVLDVLEANPHTEIIEVSPNDGGAHCLCPACSALDAKNGSPSGSLITFVNHIAEAVEKDHPRVWISTLAYLDTVDAPQKVRPRENVIVRLCNDLHSWRYPLCDFAAAPYPESERYRRAIIGWSKIADHLSIWDYTVNFSHYLAPMPNMHVIAPSVWFYIDHNVKGIMFQGAYQSPGAERMEMRCWVMAKLLWDPSRDVERLTQDFIWGYYGKAAPAIAEYYELLEQAGRERGQIINEKAIGIRYPMDSEFLSREFLDQATVLFDRAEAAARSDEVRRRVQLARLPITYVKLSRGPEFTGVEEYRALLDEFESIARREKITHLAEGPPDLDVRLQQWRDALRVHGELSKLQAGAAEIWALPAEWRFAIDADDVGVSQAWFAAALDDSAWAAVRSDQGNGWESQGFPHYTGVGWYRQAVAIPDKLKRKHLYLHFRAVDEEAWVYINGRPAFEHTCASTGLAPQQIWVAPFAFDAGEHLQPGEANTIAVRVRNIAGMGGIYKRVYVVAADRPLDTALIEALLEAQSEEPAD; translated from the coding sequence ACTATGTGCCGCCGCTTCTCATCCGCGACCCGTTCTACTCCGATGCCTTCAACGCCACCTGGTCGCTGCGCAACCGCACCAATGCGCCCGGGGCAGCTGTGCCCGAGGAATGGGGCGGGCACGTGGACTACGACGGCATGTTCGTCCACACGTTCAACCAGCTCGTGCCGCCGTCGGAATACTTCGATGATCATCCGGAGTACTTCTCATTGCTTGACGGCGTGCGCACGCCCCGGCAGCTGTGTCTCACGAATTCCGAGGTCATCAGGATCGCAACCGACAGAGTGCTCGACGTGCTCGAGGCCAATCCGCACACGGAGATCATCGAAGTCTCCCCGAACGACGGCGGCGCTCATTGCCTGTGTCCTGCGTGTTCGGCGCTCGATGCAAAGAACGGCAGCCCCTCCGGCTCGCTCATCACCTTCGTAAACCACATCGCCGAGGCGGTCGAGAAAGACCATCCGCGCGTTTGGATTTCAACTCTGGCTTACCTCGACACGGTTGACGCGCCGCAGAAGGTCCGCCCGCGAGAGAACGTGATCGTCAGACTATGCAATGACCTGCACTCCTGGCGCTATCCCCTGTGCGACTTCGCCGCGGCGCCCTATCCCGAGAGCGAGCGCTACCGTCGCGCCATCATCGGCTGGTCGAAGATCGCCGACCACTTGAGCATTTGGGACTACACCGTGAACTTCAGCCACTACCTCGCGCCGATGCCGAACATGCACGTCATCGCGCCGAGCGTGTGGTTCTACATTGACCACAACGTCAAGGGCATTATGTTCCAGGGCGCGTACCAGAGCCCGGGCGCGGAGCGCATGGAGATGCGCTGCTGGGTGATGGCGAAGCTCCTGTGGGATCCGTCGCGCGACGTGGAGCGGCTCACCCAGGACTTCATCTGGGGCTACTACGGCAAGGCGGCGCCCGCCATCGCCGAGTACTATGAGCTGCTGGAGCAGGCAGGCCGTGAGCGCGGGCAGATCATCAACGAGAAGGCGATCGGCATCCGCTACCCGATGGACTCGGAGTTCCTCTCGCGCGAGTTTCTCGACCAGGCAACGGTTCTGTTCGACCGCGCGGAGGCGGCGGCGAGAAGCGATGAGGTCCGGCGCCGGGTGCAGCTGGCGCGATTGCCGATCACGTATGTCAAGCTCTCTCGCGGGCCGGAGTTCACCGGCGTCGAGGAGTATCGCGCGCTGCTCGACGAGTTCGAGAGCATCGCGCGGCGCGAGAAGATCACCCATCTCGCGGAGGGCCCGCCCGACCTCGACGTTAGACTTCAGCAATGGCGCGACGCACTCAGGGTGCACGGGGAACTGTCCAAGCTCCAGGCCGGCGCGGCGGAGATCTGGGCGCTGCCCGCGGAGTGGCGATTCGCCATTGACGCCGACGACGTAGGAGTGTCGCAGGCGTGGTTCGCCGCCGCGCTCGACGACAGCGCGTGGGCCGCAGTGCGCAGCGACCAGGGCAACGGGTGGGAAAGCCAGGGCTTCCCGCACTACACGGGCGTCGGCTGGTACCGGCAGGCCGTCGCGATCCCTGACAAGCTCAAGCGCAAGCACCTCTACCTGCACTTTCGCGCCGTTGACGAGGAAGCGTGGGTGTACATCAACGGACGGCCCGCATTCGAGCACACCTGCGCATCAACCGGGCTTGCGCCGCAGCAAATCTGGGTGGCGCCGTTCGCTTTCGATGCCGGGGAGCACTTGCAGCCGGGCGAGGCAAACACGATAGCCGTGCGCGTGCGCAATATCGCAGGTATGGGCGGAATCTACAAGCGGGTGTACGTCGTGGCAGCGGATCGCCCGTTGGATACCGCGCTCATCGAGGCCCTGCTGGAGGCGCAGAGCGAAGAGCCCGCCGACTGA
- a CDS encoding Gfo/Idh/MocA family oxidoreductase: MSVTAGVIGCGYISGFHFRALDKIGARVKWVCDVDETRARPWVAKDGTAHVTGYEQVVGDPEVDVVFVLTTSSTHKRICLDAIDAGRAVICEKTLTTNADDSLEVVRRAEESGAIFYTSYMKRFIPAVEKARELLPRLGTILSTHVRAYQPWGPLWEAMPSAGLFHTPAGGKSGAVANYGGGILIMGGSHILDLVNFLLGRPRRVYGSVHVPEGRDYDLRAAALLETDHGPVHFDALAHPLRRIGFLRDGWDERIEINGTDGRLEIFSALWDEVDYKASLLVHYDEAAGAATEYRYPPVSPFERAVAFFCGNIERRTQGSQSRLTGYEVDELIATIKRSSDSGSALEVNWRA; encoded by the coding sequence ATGAGCGTTACGGCGGGAGTCATCGGCTGCGGCTACATCTCCGGGTTTCACTTTCGCGCGCTCGACAAGATCGGCGCGCGCGTGAAGTGGGTTTGTGACGTGGACGAGACACGGGCGCGGCCCTGGGTCGCCAAGGACGGCACCGCCCATGTGACCGGATACGAGCAGGTCGTCGGTGACCCGGAGGTGGACGTGGTGTTCGTTCTGACGACATCATCCACCCACAAGCGGATCTGCCTTGACGCGATCGATGCGGGACGAGCGGTGATCTGCGAGAAGACGCTCACCACCAATGCGGACGATTCGCTGGAGGTAGTGCGCCGCGCGGAGGAGAGCGGCGCGATCTTCTATACCTCGTATATGAAACGGTTCATACCGGCGGTCGAAAAAGCACGGGAGCTGCTGCCGCGACTCGGCACCATCCTGTCCACCCACGTTCGAGCCTATCAGCCATGGGGGCCATTGTGGGAGGCGATGCCGTCGGCGGGCCTGTTCCACACGCCCGCCGGCGGGAAGTCCGGAGCGGTCGCGAACTACGGCGGCGGGATACTGATCATGGGCGGTAGCCACATCCTCGACCTCGTGAACTTCCTGCTGGGGCGCCCGCGGCGGGTCTATGGCTCGGTTCACGTGCCCGAAGGCCGGGACTACGATCTTCGTGCGGCGGCGCTGCTCGAGACCGACCACGGCCCGGTGCACTTCGACGCTCTCGCGCATCCCCTGCGGCGCATCGGCTTCCTGCGTGACGGATGGGACGAGCGCATCGAGATCAACGGCACCGACGGCCGCTTGGAGATCTTCAGCGCGCTGTGGGATGAGGTGGACTACAAGGCATCGCTGCTCGTGCATTACGACGAAGCCGCCGGAGCCGCCACCGAATACCGCTACCCGCCGGTTTCGCCGTTCGAGCGGGCGGTGGCTTTCTTCTGCGGGAATATCGAGAGGCGCACCCAGGGATCCCAGTCGCGTCTCACCGGCTATGAAGTGGACGAGTTGATCGCGACCATCAAGCGCAGTTCGGATTCGGGCTCTGCCCTTGAAGTCAATTGGCGGGCATGA
- a CDS encoding DUF2292 domain-containing protein — protein sequence MAKESPAQRKWLLEMSWEEVELVRALRGLKYGRVTAVIHDHRLVRLETIEQRAFSA from the coding sequence ATGGCAAAGGAATCGCCGGCGCAGCGCAAGTGGTTGTTGGAGATGAGTTGGGAGGAGGTCGAGCTGGTGAGAGCGCTCCGGGGTCTGAAGTACGGTCGCGTAACCGCCGTCATCCACGACCACCGCCTGGTGCGTCTGGAGACGATCGAGCAGCGGGCGTTTAGCGCCTAA
- a CDS encoding hydroxyacid dehydrogenase, whose protein sequence is MRVAFFEVQSWERELIEQSPLADRAESYEGCLNNKCASLVGGCDAISVFVYCPVDAETMDQMPGLKLITTRSTGTDHIDVAAAEQRGIAVANVPEYGANTVAEHTFGLILGLSRKIFLAHDRVRSDNFALEGLQGFDLKEKTLGVVGAGSIGLHVIRMARALSMEVLAYDVRESAILAEVLGFRYAALEEVFAGSDVISLHAPLVPATRRMVNRESLARMKRGVLIVNTARGELIDTEALVEALDSGQVGGAGLDVFEGEEAVKEESVLLHGDREPPSELRPLRSLLERDNVIITPHMGFYSREALRRILDTTIENILAFERGEPQNLVRG, encoded by the coding sequence ATGAGAGTCGCCTTCTTCGAGGTGCAGAGCTGGGAGCGCGAGTTGATCGAGCAGTCCCCACTCGCCGACCGCGCGGAATCGTACGAGGGATGCCTGAACAACAAGTGCGCGTCGCTGGTCGGCGGGTGCGATGCCATATCGGTGTTCGTGTATTGCCCGGTTGACGCCGAGACGATGGATCAGATGCCGGGGTTGAAGCTGATCACGACGCGCTCGACGGGCACGGATCACATTGACGTGGCGGCGGCGGAGCAGCGGGGAATCGCGGTCGCCAACGTGCCGGAATACGGCGCGAACACGGTCGCGGAGCACACGTTCGGCCTCATCCTCGGGCTGTCGCGCAAGATCTTCCTGGCGCACGACCGGGTGCGCAGCGACAACTTCGCTCTCGAAGGCCTCCAGGGCTTCGACCTCAAGGAGAAGACGCTGGGAGTCGTCGGCGCGGGGTCGATCGGCCTGCACGTGATTCGTATGGCGCGGGCGCTGAGCATGGAAGTGCTCGCGTACGATGTCAGAGAGAGCGCGATCCTCGCGGAGGTGCTCGGCTTCCGCTACGCGGCGCTGGAGGAAGTGTTTGCGGGTTCTGACGTCATATCACTCCACGCGCCGCTGGTGCCCGCGACGCGGCGTATGGTCAACCGCGAATCGCTGGCGCGGATGAAGCGCGGCGTGCTCATCGTCAATACCGCGCGCGGGGAGTTGATTGACACCGAGGCGTTGGTCGAGGCGCTGGACTCGGGGCAGGTCGGCGGCGCGGGGCTCGATGTTTTCGAGGGCGAGGAGGCGGTGAAGGAGGAGAGCGTGCTGCTGCACGGGGACCGCGAGCCGCCATCGGAGCTGCGGCCGCTGCGGAGTCTGCTCGAGAGGGACAACGTCATCATCACGCCGCACATGGGCTTCTACAGCCGCGAGGCCTTGCGGCGCATCCTCGATACGACGATCGAGAACATCCTGGCGTTCGAGCGCGGCGAGCCCCAGAATCTGGTGCGCGGGTAG
- a CDS encoding extracellular solute-binding protein: AQALKYHADLRTYSPPHVDFERGDVGMKLSIIENYFSGRYEHLDYEIVPLPRGRVAANSFGGSDSTLCLAIACREPECERAAWRFLRWFTTQQGLMDWTRATAYIPLVQSVVESTEYQEFVAQRPKLRPFVEQLGIRRVRPCIPEYPVIKWAINTAVHESRRDNRSCTFDEAREILHRCAAEAQEVLERRVKV, encoded by the coding sequence TGCGCAGGCATTGAAGTACCACGCCGACCTGCGCACATACAGCCCGCCCCACGTGGACTTCGAGCGCGGCGACGTGGGCATGAAGCTGAGCATCATCGAGAACTACTTCTCCGGCCGCTACGAGCACCTGGACTACGAGATCGTGCCGCTGCCGCGCGGGCGGGTGGCGGCGAATTCGTTCGGCGGATCGGACAGCACGCTGTGCCTCGCCATCGCGTGCCGCGAGCCCGAATGCGAGCGCGCGGCATGGCGCTTCCTGCGCTGGTTCACGACGCAGCAGGGGCTGATGGATTGGACGCGGGCGACGGCATACATTCCACTGGTGCAGTCGGTGGTGGAGAGCACGGAGTACCAGGAGTTCGTGGCGCAGCGGCCGAAGCTGCGACCGTTCGTCGAGCAGCTGGGGATCCGCCGCGTGCGCCCGTGCATCCCGGAGTACCCGGTGATCAAGTGGGCGATCAATACCGCGGTGCACGAGTCGCGCCGCGACAACCGAAGCTGCACGTTCGACGAGGCGCGCGAGATCCTGCATCGGTGCGCGGCGGAGGCGCAGGAGGTGCTCGAGCGCCGAGTCAAGGTGTAA
- a CDS encoding DUF2961 domain-containing protein — translation TQLANGWWGEGEIKFFMDGDKDFPTICGTGTEDYFGGAWGFQDTFNGPFLGYPLWQRNAPDVPKHGLYRWHIMDPIRFRRDLKVTIQALGWWPNAKFQPLEDDIASLAYWYQAEPHADFPQLPGIRERWPR, via the coding sequence ACGCAGCTCGCCAACGGCTGGTGGGGCGAGGGCGAGATCAAGTTTTTCATGGACGGCGACAAGGACTTCCCGACGATTTGCGGCACGGGAACCGAGGACTACTTCGGCGGCGCGTGGGGTTTTCAGGACACGTTCAACGGGCCGTTCCTGGGTTATCCGCTGTGGCAGCGCAATGCGCCGGACGTACCGAAGCACGGGCTGTACCGCTGGCACATCATGGATCCGATCCGTTTCCGGCGGGACCTCAAGGTGACGATACAGGCGTTGGGGTGGTGGCCGAACGCGAAGTTCCAGCCGCTGGAGGACGACATCGCCTCACTCGCCTACTGGTATCAGGCGGAGCCGCACGCGGACTTCCCGCAGCTGCCCGGCATCCGGGAGCGGTGGCCGAGGTAG